One window from the genome of Enterococcus haemoperoxidus ATCC BAA-382 encodes:
- a CDS encoding type I restriction endonuclease subunit R codes for MNENQFETELIKHIKNIAGTKQWQYEENIKTTEALWFNFKNILEQHNQNLLEKPLSEAEFSQVKKVICDIKSPYEAGQFLYGLNGVSQIEIDLDDGRHVFLTVFDQKQIGAGNTIYQVVNQIKRPAVIVGKKDRRFDTTLMVNGLPIIQIEEKTDTRDVNEALNQMHQYADEKQFRDIFSTLQILVAITPNNVKYMANTPSNKFNKDFAFNWQRKEDNMIVRNWKEFANSMLSIPMAHQMATNFMILDGTKNKQMLKVMRPYQVYATQNVMESLKKVDFELGVNKIGYIWHTTGSGKTITSFKTAWLASRMPKVDKVVFVVDRIALTKQTNENYQAYDPDGDIDDSKIGNVQGTNSTNDLNQKLKSKDNQIIVTSVQKLGTLVNRQNFESPDKNIVFIVDEAHRSTGSNNFAMIQKAFKKACWIGYTGTPMFDDTTKGLRTEDIFGELLHAYTIREAISDRNVLGFKVDFETTIDEEQVKSDYLPKFYKERYPTWTDEKIQEKIENLSPEDMDDAVEPSFYDENAEHIKMVVEDIFKNWRNRSNEGRYNALFTTHVGGGKASTPMAMMYFNEFQRVNVENKQNGKQTLKVAVTFSLNTSNNDSQLLTNQGLFEAIQAYNDEFGTSFGMDDVSGYTQEVTSRLNRTITDKKYLDIVIVVDQLLTGFDAPELNTLYVDRTLKGAGLIQAYSRTNRIADLQEKPWGRIVNYRWPAQNEKLMNQALAIYANKDSAILSEEEQRESNKKEGIVAKPFLEVFNEVKKIVAKLDTLTSEFQQLPPSEKKKEKMFDLLKEYNAGMSKLKQYDPSEVDGDTVGFNYDEPDELVAKLGMTTDQEVMLSTVLSNELKQHIAKKKDVPFYQIELKMTHVKDIKVDYDYLTELVERLLNQVHDKQYQEAKETKEKLDQFADGLDDRKYAEMIKNAATAIYKGHFIVEKYPAKLKESDSIIQLASNVSLDRRFQDFRIKWGIIDIVTSAEMRKLFEKHRYGQQDLDDTGQIREIVSKASIDYQTLAHDEAIQSLSRIKYRNGLRAEIYKLADELTRD; via the coding sequence GTGAATGAAAATCAATTTGAAACAGAGTTAATAAAACATATTAAAAATATTGCTGGAACGAAACAGTGGCAGTATGAAGAAAATATCAAAACAACAGAGGCACTGTGGTTCAACTTCAAAAATATTTTGGAACAACATAATCAAAATCTGCTGGAAAAACCGCTAAGTGAAGCAGAATTTTCTCAAGTGAAAAAAGTTATTTGTGACATCAAATCACCTTATGAAGCAGGACAATTTCTATATGGACTAAATGGAGTTTCACAAATAGAAATTGATTTAGATGATGGAAGGCATGTATTTTTAACAGTTTTTGATCAAAAACAAATTGGAGCAGGTAATACAATTTATCAAGTAGTAAATCAGATTAAACGTCCGGCTGTTATTGTCGGGAAAAAAGATAGAAGGTTTGATACAACTCTTATGGTGAATGGTCTTCCAATTATCCAAATTGAAGAAAAAACTGATACTCGTGATGTTAATGAAGCATTGAATCAGATGCATCAATATGCAGATGAAAAACAGTTTCGTGATATATTTTCAACGTTACAAATTTTAGTAGCTATTACACCAAACAATGTAAAATACATGGCAAATACACCAAGCAATAAATTCAACAAAGACTTTGCATTTAATTGGCAGCGCAAAGAAGATAACATGATTGTTCGAAATTGGAAAGAATTTGCAAATTCTATGCTAAGTATTCCGATGGCTCATCAAATGGCAACAAATTTCATGATTTTGGATGGGACTAAGAATAAACAAATGCTTAAAGTCATGAGGCCGTATCAAGTATACGCCACGCAAAATGTAATGGAAAGTCTAAAAAAAGTGGACTTTGAACTAGGTGTGAATAAAATTGGCTATATTTGGCATACAACAGGTTCAGGGAAGACAATTACAAGTTTTAAGACAGCTTGGTTGGCAAGTCGAATGCCCAAGGTGGATAAAGTTGTCTTTGTTGTTGATAGGATTGCATTAACAAAACAAACAAATGAAAATTATCAGGCATACGATCCTGATGGAGATATAGATGATTCAAAAATAGGAAATGTTCAAGGAACAAATAGTACGAATGACTTAAACCAAAAGTTAAAGAGTAAAGATAATCAGATTATTGTGACCTCAGTTCAAAAATTAGGTACATTAGTAAATCGTCAAAATTTTGAATCACCTGATAAAAATATCGTTTTTATTGTAGATGAAGCACATCGTTCAACTGGTAGCAATAATTTTGCAATGATTCAAAAAGCATTTAAAAAGGCTTGTTGGATTGGTTATACTGGAACCCCAATGTTTGATGATACAACGAAAGGTTTACGTACAGAAGATATTTTTGGAGAATTATTACATGCTTATACGATTCGTGAAGCAATTTCTGATAGAAATGTCTTAGGATTTAAAGTTGATTTCGAAACAACTATTGATGAAGAACAGGTAAAATCAGATTATTTACCAAAGTTTTATAAAGAGCGATACCCAACTTGGACAGATGAAAAAATCCAAGAAAAAATTGAAAACCTATCTCCAGAAGACATGGATGATGCAGTTGAACCAAGTTTCTATGATGAAAATGCCGAACATATTAAAATGGTAGTTGAGGATATTTTTAAGAATTGGCGTAATCGATCGAATGAAGGAAGATATAATGCATTGTTTACTACTCATGTTGGTGGTGGCAAAGCCAGTACACCAATGGCGATGATGTATTTTAATGAGTTTCAACGAGTGAATGTCGAAAATAAACAGAATGGAAAGCAAACACTAAAAGTGGCGGTTACCTTTAGTCTTAACACGTCAAATAATGATTCTCAATTATTAACAAATCAAGGTTTATTTGAGGCTATTCAGGCTTACAACGATGAGTTTGGAACTAGTTTTGGAATGGATGATGTCTCTGGATACACGCAAGAAGTTACAAGCCGTTTAAATCGAACAATAACCGATAAAAAATATTTGGATATAGTCATTGTTGTGGATCAACTATTAACAGGATTTGATGCTCCTGAGTTAAATACTTTATATGTCGATAGGACACTAAAAGGTGCAGGCTTGATTCAAGCTTATTCCAGAACCAACCGTATTGCGGATCTCCAAGAAAAGCCTTGGGGACGTATTGTCAATTATCGCTGGCCTGCACAAAATGAAAAGCTAATGAATCAGGCATTGGCTATTTACGCTAATAAAGATTCTGCTATTTTGTCAGAAGAAGAGCAACGTGAGAGTAATAAAAAAGAAGGTATTGTTGCCAAACCGTTTTTAGAAGTATTTAACGAAGTAAAAAAAATAGTTGCCAAGCTTGATACTTTGACAAGTGAGTTCCAACAACTACCACCAAGTGAAAAGAAAAAAGAAAAAATGTTTGATCTTCTAAAAGAGTATAATGCGGGGATGTCTAAGTTAAAACAATATGATCCATCTGAAGTTGATGGGGATACAGTAGGGTTTAACTATGATGAGCCAGATGAGTTAGTAGCAAAACTCGGAATGACAACTGATCAAGAAGTGATGCTCTCGACAGTACTATCAAATGAGTTGAAACAACATATTGCCAAAAAGAAAGATGTTCCTTTTTATCAAATCGAATTGAAAATGACACATGTTAAAGATATCAAAGTTGACTATGATTATTTGACAGAACTTGTGGAACGCTTGTTAAATCAAGTTCATGATAAACAATATCAAGAAGCTAAAGAAACAAAAGAAAAGCTGGATCAATTTGCCGATGGTTTGGATGATAGAAAGTATGCTGAAATGATCAAAAATGCTGCGACAGCTATTTATAAAGGGCATTTCATTGTGGAGAAATATCCAGCAAAATTAAAAGAAAGTGACTCGATTATTCAACTAGCTAGCAATGTAAGTTTAGATCGCCGATTTCAAGATTTTAGAATCAAGTGGGGCATTATTGATATTGTGACGAGTGCTGAAATGCGTAAACTGTTTGAAAAACATCGTTACGGCCAACAAGACCTAGATGATACAGGACAGATTCGTGAGATTGTTTCTAAAGCTAGTATAGATTACCAAACGTTAGCACATGATGAAGCCATACAGTCTTTATCAAGGATTAAATACCGTAACGGATTACGTGCAGAAATATATAAATTAGCAGATGAGTTAACTAGAGACTAA
- the galE gene encoding UDP-glucose 4-epimerase GalE, translating into MNILVFGGAGYIGSHIVKQLINSNHKVIVLDNLQTGHAEAVPKPATFIKGNVKDITLLRNLFTETSFDIVFHFAANSSVEESMKDPLLYFDNNVSGLITLLEVMNEFAVKTIIFSSTAAVYGDTSEEVITEDTETLPKNHYGESKRMMETIIQWCHTAYDINYVVVRYFNVAGADLSGTIGEDHQPETHLIPIVLEVPLGKREYITIFGDDYNTKDGTTVRDYVHVVDLANAHLLAMDYLLEGKESTIFNVGSSTGFSTLEIINKVEDYTQKKIPIKYDNRREGDPHSLIASSKKIESILGWKPQYTDLESIIDRAWRWHTDHPTGYEND; encoded by the coding sequence ATGAACATCTTAGTCTTCGGAGGAGCTGGCTACATCGGCTCACATATCGTCAAACAATTAATCAACTCAAACCACAAAGTCATCGTTCTAGATAATCTACAAACAGGACACGCTGAAGCTGTCCCCAAACCAGCAACTTTTATCAAAGGAAATGTGAAAGACATAACCTTACTCAGAAATCTTTTCACAGAAACATCCTTTGATATTGTGTTTCATTTTGCCGCTAATTCGTCTGTGGAAGAATCCATGAAAGATCCATTACTTTATTTTGATAATAACGTTTCAGGTCTGATTACTCTTTTAGAAGTCATGAATGAATTTGCGGTGAAAACGATCATCTTCTCTTCTACCGCAGCGGTTTACGGAGATACTTCAGAAGAAGTGATCACAGAAGATACTGAGACGCTTCCTAAGAATCATTATGGAGAAAGTAAGCGGATGATGGAAACGATCATTCAGTGGTGCCATACTGCCTATGACATCAATTATGTCGTAGTGCGCTATTTCAATGTGGCTGGGGCTGATTTATCTGGGACAATTGGTGAAGATCATCAACCAGAAACGCATTTGATCCCCATCGTTTTAGAAGTTCCTTTAGGAAAAAGAGAATATATTACCATTTTTGGAGATGATTATAATACAAAAGATGGGACAACGGTTCGGGATTATGTACATGTGGTGGATTTAGCGAATGCTCATTTACTGGCGATGGATTATTTACTAGAAGGAAAAGAAAGTACTATTTTCAATGTCGGCAGCTCGACTGGCTTTTCAACATTGGAAATTATTAATAAAGTCGAAGACTATACGCAGAAGAAGATTCCTATAAAATACGACAACCGAAGAGAAGGTGATCCTCATTCTTTGATTGCTTCAAGTAAAAAAATCGAATCGATTTTAGGCTGGAAACCTCAATACACTGATTTAGAGTCGATTATTGATAGGGCTTGGAGATGGCATACTGATCATCCAACTGGATATGAAAATGACTGA
- a CDS encoding restriction endonuclease subunit S, giving the protein MKDEAKNVPVVRFNGFYDAWEQRKLGELGEVTTGKAFSSTNFDAQGEYLVITNKDISDSSRSQNVMTDRISVSDDEIIQRYNLGGENILVTMDGVNLGKTAMYSDDKALLAQRVGRIKSNQLEFIYQITSSNTFLTVMRKLSVGNAIKHISLKQISDYSSIVPKDIVEQQKIGSFFKLLDNTIALHQRKLDAMNQMKNGFLQQLFPENGEKFPRVRFADFKDEWEQRKLGEVGDFYYGKSAPKWSVTEVATTPCIRYGELYTKFGAKIDRIYSYTNIPKENLKFSKGSEVLIPRVGEDPLDFAKCSWLTIPNVAIGEMISVYNTNQNPQFIAIYFRAKMRLEFAKRVEGGNVSNLYYSYLENILLSLPPSEEQVKIAELISQIDNIIILQRNKLNKLNILKKAYLQNMFV; this is encoded by the coding sequence ATGAAAGATGAGGCAAAAAATGTTCCTGTAGTCCGATTTAATGGTTTTTATGACGCTTGGGAACAGCGTAAGTTGGGAGAATTAGGAGAAGTAACTACTGGAAAAGCATTTAGTAGCACAAATTTTGATGCTCAAGGTGAGTACCTAGTAATTACAAACAAAGATATATCAGATAGTTCTAGATCACAAAATGTTATGACTGACAGAATTAGTGTTTCGGATGATGAAATAATTCAAAGGTATAATCTAGGTGGGGAAAATATTCTAGTTACGATGGATGGTGTTAATTTAGGGAAAACAGCAATGTACAGTGATGACAAAGCTTTACTTGCACAAAGAGTTGGCAGAATTAAATCCAATCAATTGGAATTTATATATCAAATAACTTCTAGCAACACTTTCTTAACGGTTATGCGGAAACTATCAGTTGGTAATGCTATTAAGCACATTTCCTTAAAACAAATTTCAGATTATTCTAGCATAGTACCTAAAGATATTGTTGAACAACAAAAAATCGGCTCTTTCTTCAAACTACTCGACAACACTATCGCTCTTCATCAACGTAAGTTAGATGCTATGAACCAGATGAAAAATGGTTTTTTGCAGCAACTGTTTCCAGAAAATGGAGAGAAATTTCCTAGAGTGAGGTTTGCTGATTTCAAAGATGAATGGGAACAGCGTAAGTTAGGAGAAGTTGGTGATTTTTATTACGGAAAGAGCGCTCCAAAATGGTCTGTTACCGAAGTCGCTACTACTCCTTGCATTAGATATGGAGAACTATATACAAAATTTGGAGCTAAAATTGATAGAATATATTCTTATACAAATATTCCAAAAGAAAATTTGAAATTCAGTAAAGGTTCTGAGGTCTTAATACCTCGTGTGGGTGAAGATCCACTAGACTTCGCAAAGTGTAGTTGGCTTACTATTCCCAACGTAGCAATAGGGGAAATGATTTCTGTTTATAACACCAATCAAAATCCACAGTTTATAGCTATTTATTTCCGTGCCAAAATGCGTCTTGAATTTGCTAAAAGAGTTGAAGGAGGAAATGTGTCAAATTTATATTATTCGTATCTTGAAAATATACTATTATCGCTCCCTCCTTCAGAAGAGCAAGTAAAAATAGCAGAACTTATTTCGCAAATAGATAATATAATTATTCTTCAGCGGAATAAATTAAATAAGCTTAATATTCTAAAAAAAGCTTATTTGCAAAACATGTTCGTATAA
- a CDS encoding type I restriction-modification system subunit M yields MSDNRLQTITSKLWAMANELRGNMDAGEFKNYILAFMFYRYLSEHQEEYLVTNNVIDVDKNETVNAAYMRQAVGVDATDYLDDISSSLGYAIAPNDTWVSLNEKIDNSMIIPSDYQTIFDNFNKNVELNKDAAQDFSGVFNDINLGDSRLGNSTTARAKSLNNIVKLVDDIEYKSDEGKDILGEIYEYLIGQFAASAGKKGGEFYTPHQISKILAKLVTNNLTESENTFTVYDPTMGSGSLLLTVRGEVPGGDRSGAVKFFGQELNTTTYNLARMNLMMHNVSYSNMTLSNADTLESDWPDGLDSQGIDRPRSFDAVVANPPYSAKWDNTESKLKDPRFSEYGKLAPGSKADFAFILHSIYHLNSTGTMAIVLPHGVLFRGAAEEKIRQTLIEKNYLDAVIGLPANLFYGTSIPTTILVFKKNRKKREILFIDASNEFEKNKNQNNLTDEHVEKIIRTFQERNDIEKYAHLATLEEIKENSYNLNIPRYVDTFEEEEPIDIVALSKEMVTLNSEIKNAESDFLSLLNELAATPDVADMIKATKAVFSNER; encoded by the coding sequence ATGTCAGATAATAGATTACAAACCATTACAAGTAAGCTTTGGGCTATGGCAAATGAACTACGAGGAAATATGGATGCTGGTGAATTTAAAAATTATATCTTAGCCTTTATGTTCTATCGTTATTTGTCAGAGCATCAAGAAGAGTATTTAGTGACAAATAATGTCATTGATGTTGATAAAAACGAAACAGTAAATGCAGCATATATGCGGCAAGCAGTTGGTGTAGATGCAACTGACTATTTAGATGATATTTCTTCAAGTTTAGGTTATGCAATTGCACCCAATGATACGTGGGTTTCCTTAAATGAAAAAATTGATAATTCTATGATTATTCCAAGTGACTATCAAACTATTTTTGATAATTTTAATAAAAATGTTGAACTAAATAAAGATGCAGCGCAAGATTTTAGTGGTGTATTTAATGATATAAATTTAGGGGATTCTCGTCTTGGTAATTCTACAACAGCTAGAGCAAAATCATTAAATAATATTGTGAAGTTAGTTGATGACATTGAATATAAATCTGATGAAGGGAAAGATATTTTAGGAGAAATCTATGAATATTTGATTGGTCAGTTTGCTGCAAGTGCAGGGAAAAAAGGTGGAGAGTTCTATACTCCTCATCAAATAAGTAAAATTTTAGCTAAATTAGTCACGAATAATTTAACTGAATCTGAAAACACATTCACTGTATATGATCCGACTATGGGATCGGGCTCACTACTTTTAACTGTTAGGGGAGAAGTACCAGGAGGAGACAGATCTGGGGCTGTAAAGTTCTTTGGTCAAGAATTAAATACGACTACCTATAATTTAGCTCGAATGAATTTGATGATGCATAATGTATCATATAGTAATATGACACTGAGTAATGCTGATACACTAGAAAGTGATTGGCCAGATGGTTTGGATAGTCAAGGCATTGATCGTCCTAGAAGTTTCGATGCAGTAGTTGCTAATCCTCCATATTCTGCTAAATGGGATAATACTGAATCAAAATTAAAGGATCCTCGTTTCAGTGAATATGGAAAGCTAGCACCAGGTTCAAAAGCAGATTTTGCTTTTATTTTGCATAGCATTTATCATCTGAATAGTACGGGAACCATGGCAATTGTCTTACCCCATGGAGTGTTATTTAGAGGGGCAGCGGAAGAAAAAATTCGTCAAACGTTAATTGAAAAAAACTACCTTGATGCAGTGATTGGTTTACCTGCAAACCTTTTTTACGGAACAAGTATCCCAACTACAATTTTGGTCTTTAAAAAAAATCGAAAAAAACGTGAAATTTTATTTATTGATGCAAGTAATGAGTTTGAAAAAAATAAAAATCAAAATAATTTGACTGACGAACATGTTGAAAAAATTATTCGAACTTTTCAGGAACGTAATGATATTGAAAAATATGCACATTTGGCAACACTAGAAGAAATAAAAGAGAATAGTTATAATTTAAATATTCCTCGATATGTTGATACTTTTGAAGAAGAAGAACCTATTGACATAGTTGCGCTAAGCAAGGAAATGGTCACACTAAATTCTGAAATTAAAAATGCTGAGAGTGATTTTTTATCATTATTGAATGAGTTGGCTGCAACTCCTGATGTAGCGGACATGATTAAAGCAACAAAGGCGGTATTTTCAAATGAAAGATGA
- a CDS encoding helix-turn-helix transcriptional regulator, with protein sequence MEIGKLLKIRREQKNLTQQQVAAKFHVTRQTVSRWENEKSYPNIDTLVELSFFFDFSLDEILKGDDLMVSEESKRDDEL encoded by the coding sequence ATGGAGATTGGAAAATTATTAAAAATCCGCAGAGAACAAAAAAATTTAACTCAGCAGCAAGTTGCTGCAAAATTTCATGTAACAAGACAAACCGTCTCACGTTGGGAAAATGAGAAATCGTACCCTAATATCGATACATTAGTTGAATTAAGTTTCTTTTTTGATTTTTCTCTAGATGAAATTTTAAAGGGAGATGATTTGATGGTTAGTGAAGAAAGTAAACGTGATGATGAACTTTAG
- a CDS encoding M20 metallopeptidase family protein encodes MTNIQEKMPQADMIKWRRHLHRHPELSFHEVETAKYIKKVLADFPNIEVSSLTENSVIAILKGNRPGKTIALRADIDALPIVEESDVDFPSENPGVMHACGHDTHTAMLLGAIKVLSEMQDKIAGTVKFIFQPAEEEPPGGAKLLVEAGVMDDVDMVFGLHIAPNIPVGMVGTRKGPASAASDVFTLKIQGKGSHGSTPDLSVDPIMIGVEIINNLNNIVSRNISPFDNAVISIGEFNAGKTANVIPDTAQIQGTVRTNDKEIRQFIKKRIEGIVDSICKMYDATYDLDYLLGYSEVNNDSDATDIVMAAAEKVVGKERMFEAPKMMGGEDFSAYTDVKPGSFFILGGGTAAEGCGYMNHHPKFKIMEDCFPVGSGMHAQLILDILGQG; translated from the coding sequence ATGACAAACATTCAAGAAAAAATGCCTCAAGCAGATATGATTAAATGGAGAAGACATTTACATCGTCATCCAGAACTATCATTTCATGAAGTTGAAACAGCCAAATACATCAAAAAGGTACTAGCTGATTTTCCTAATATAGAAGTTAGTTCATTGACAGAAAATAGTGTGATCGCAATTTTAAAAGGCAATCGACCAGGCAAAACAATTGCTTTAAGAGCAGATATCGATGCACTGCCGATTGTAGAAGAATCAGATGTTGACTTTCCATCCGAAAATCCAGGTGTAATGCATGCGTGTGGTCATGATACACATACAGCCATGCTGTTAGGTGCAATCAAAGTCTTGAGCGAAATGCAGGATAAAATTGCCGGCACTGTGAAATTTATTTTCCAACCAGCCGAAGAAGAACCACCAGGTGGTGCAAAATTATTAGTTGAAGCAGGTGTGATGGATGATGTAGATATGGTATTTGGTTTGCATATCGCACCAAATATTCCAGTTGGTATGGTAGGTACTAGAAAAGGCCCTGCTAGTGCAGCTTCAGATGTCTTCACGCTGAAGATCCAAGGAAAAGGTTCCCACGGTTCAACGCCAGATTTATCTGTTGATCCAATCATGATTGGTGTAGAGATCATCAATAATTTGAACAATATTGTTTCAAGAAATATTAGTCCTTTTGACAATGCAGTTATTTCAATTGGTGAATTTAATGCAGGAAAAACAGCGAATGTCATTCCAGATACAGCACAAATCCAAGGAACTGTGCGTACAAATGATAAAGAAATTCGACAGTTTATTAAAAAGCGTATAGAAGGAATCGTTGATAGCATTTGTAAGATGTACGATGCAACATATGACTTAGACTATTTATTAGGTTACAGTGAAGTCAATAATGATAGTGATGCAACAGATATTGTTATGGCTGCAGCTGAAAAAGTTGTTGGTAAAGAGCGGATGTTTGAAGCGCCTAAAATGATGGGCGGCGAAGATTTTTCTGCGTATACAGATGTTAAGCCAGGATCATTTTTTATTTTAGGTGGGGGAACAGCGGCAGAAGGTTGCGGTTATATGAATCACCATCCTAAATTTAAAATTATGGAAGACTGTTTCCCGGTAGGATCAGGAATGCATGCACAGCTTATTTTGGATATTTTAGGACAGGGATAG
- a CDS encoding DUF2200 domain-containing protein — protein MEAKKPKIFAMSFASVYPLYIKKVEKKGRTKEEVDEIIIWLTGYDEAALQKKIAEKVDFETFFSEAPQINPNVSLIKGVICGYRVEEIEDELMQKIRYMDKLIDELAKGKAMEKILRK, from the coding sequence ATGGAAGCGAAAAAACCAAAAATATTTGCGATGTCCTTTGCCAGCGTTTACCCGCTATATATCAAAAAAGTAGAAAAAAAAGGTCGAACAAAAGAAGAAGTAGACGAAATCATCATCTGGTTAACTGGCTATGATGAAGCTGCACTACAAAAGAAAATAGCTGAAAAAGTTGATTTTGAAACGTTTTTTTCAGAAGCACCACAAATAAATCCTAATGTATCATTGATCAAAGGTGTGATCTGTGGGTATCGCGTAGAAGAAATAGAAGATGAGTTAATGCAGAAAATTCGCTATATGGATAAACTAATCGATGAATTAGCGAAAGGAAAAGCAATGGAAAAAATATTAAGAAAATAG
- a CDS encoding DUF3784 domain-containing protein translates to MVDLIMILIFIICGVQLWRGKWSWLIAGYNTASEQEKAKTNEWALGKVMSIILIISAMLIGLGRLFLQLQLVIAIAITILVGGAIAYINTSPRFKNEI, encoded by the coding sequence ATGGTTGATTTGATTATGATTCTTATTTTTATTATCTGTGGGGTGCAGCTTTGGCGGGGCAAGTGGTCATGGTTGATAGCTGGATATAACACCGCAAGTGAACAAGAAAAAGCGAAAACAAACGAATGGGCTTTAGGAAAAGTAATGAGCATCATTCTTATTATTTCTGCAATGTTGATTGGATTAGGAAGGTTATTTCTCCAACTTCAGTTAGTTATTGCAATCGCAATCACCATACTTGTAGGCGGAGCGATCGCTTATATCAATACATCACCACGATTCAAAAATGAGATCTAG